In Desulfofundulus kuznetsovii DSM 6115, the following are encoded in one genomic region:
- the nifS gene encoding cysteine desulfurase NifS → MTRRVYFDHSATTPVHPEVVEEMCRFLKDNFGNPTSLHYFGQKARKAVEEAREKVAAAIGANPAEIVFTSGGTEADNMAIHGVAYTNRNRGNHIITSAVEHHAVLNTVKALGKQGFTVTILPVDQYGMVSVEDVAAAITDKTILITIMHANNEVGTIMPIAEIGRLARERGILFHTDAVQSFGKIPVNVDELNVDLLTISGHKIYGPKGIGALYIRKGTRWRQTLFHGGAQERLRRAGTENTPGIIGLGKAAELAMANMEQEAAYLTRLRDRLIREVTEKIDHVRLTGHPTKRLPNHASFCFEFIEGESMLLSLDLQGIAASSGSACTSGSLEPSHVLLAMGIPHEVAHGSIRITLGRDNTEEDIDYFLEVMPPIVERLRAMSPLDQETEFSLSDRCNGCRISHTCRA, encoded by the coding sequence ATGACCCGTCGAGTTTATTTCGACCACAGTGCCACCACTCCCGTACACCCGGAAGTGGTGGAGGAAATGTGCCGCTTTTTAAAAGATAATTTCGGCAATCCCACCAGCCTGCACTACTTTGGCCAGAAGGCCCGGAAGGCGGTGGAAGAAGCCAGGGAAAAGGTGGCCGCGGCCATTGGTGCCAATCCCGCCGAAATTGTTTTCACCAGCGGCGGTACGGAAGCCGACAACATGGCCATTCACGGGGTGGCCTATACCAACCGCAACCGCGGCAACCACATTATTACTTCCGCCGTAGAACACCATGCCGTCCTCAATACCGTGAAAGCCCTGGGCAAGCAGGGATTTACCGTTACCATTTTGCCGGTAGACCAGTACGGCATGGTCAGCGTGGAAGACGTGGCCGCCGCTATTACCGACAAGACTATTTTAATTACCATTATGCACGCCAACAACGAAGTGGGTACCATCATGCCCATTGCCGAAATCGGGCGCCTGGCCAGGGAAAGGGGCATTTTGTTCCATACCGATGCGGTACAGAGTTTTGGTAAAATTCCCGTCAATGTCGATGAACTAAACGTGGACCTGTTGACCATCTCCGGACACAAGATCTATGGCCCCAAAGGCATTGGCGCCCTTTACATTCGTAAAGGTACCCGCTGGAGACAGACCCTCTTCCATGGCGGCGCCCAGGAACGGCTGCGCCGGGCGGGGACGGAGAACACTCCCGGAATTATTGGCCTGGGCAAGGCAGCGGAGCTGGCCATGGCCAATATGGAGCAGGAGGCGGCCTACCTCACCAGGTTGCGGGATAGGCTCATTCGTGAGGTGACGGAAAAAATAGATCACGTGCGTCTAACGGGCCATCCCACCAAACGTCTGCCCAACCATGCCAGTTTCTGTTTTGAGTTTATTGAAGGCGAGTCCATGCTTTTAAGCCTGGACCTGCAGGGTATTGCCGCTTCCAGCGGTTCGGCCTGTACTTCCGGTTCTCTGGAGCCGTCCCACGTTTTGCTGGCCATGGGCATCCCCCACGAGGTGGCCCACGGTTCCATCCGTATAACCCTGGGCAGGGATAATACGGAAGAAGATATCGATTACTTCCTGGAGGTCATGCCGCCGATTGTGGAAAGGCTGCGGGCCATGTCCCCCCTGGATCAGGAGACGGAATTTTCCCTTTCCGACCGGTGCAACGGTTGCCGGATCAGCCATACCTGCCGTGCTTAA
- the alaS gene encoding alanine--tRNA ligase produces MTGKEIREKFLKFFEARGHRILPSASLIPTNDPSLLWTAAGMVPFKPYFTGAAKPEVRRVTTCQKCLRTPDIESVGRTARHHTFFEMLGNFSFGDYFKEKAIPWAWEFTTRVLGLPEEKLWISIYLDDDEAFDIWHREVGVPAERIVRMGKDTNFWEIGVGPCGPCSEIYVDLGEERGCGSAGCGVGCDCDRYLEIWNLVFIQFFRDEAGNYTPLASKGIDTGMGLERVASVLQGVPSNFDTDLFREIMDFTAGLAGVKYGAGSKTDMALKVIADHCRAVTFAISDGALPSNEGRGYVLRRLLRRAVRFGRVLGLHEPFLYQVAGAVIKQMAGAYPELPANQGHVLKIIRSEEERFGETLAQGTEILNRLVQEARAAGSTVIRGEDAFRLYDTYGFPLELTREMAAEEGLTVDEEAFARAMEEQRERARRARQETEYLSEKDAFYQVLRDKLGETRFVGYDTLEARGKVLALLKEGRPVDKAVAGEEVEFILDITPCYAESGGQVSDHARVSAPELEVQVLEVSRPVEGLIVHRGKVQNGVLKENDSILVVVDGKRRRDTARNHSATHLLHKALKEVLGPHVNQAGSLVEPDRLRFDFTHYAPVSPEELHRIEEMVNQAVLENLPVQTFFTSLEEAQAMGAVALFGEKYGEQVRVVKMGDFSLELCGGTHVRSTAEIGLFKLISEGSVGAGLRRVEAVTGAGALRYVRAREEQLARIASLVRATPAEVVHRVESLVKEVKELERESEGLRARLARYEVQTLLEQVKDLDGAKFLAAKTSAPDMDSLRAMVDLLRERLGSGVILLASPVGERVNLVAAVTKDLLPRGLHAGKLVKEVASMLGGGGGGRPDMAQAGGKDASRLQEALQKAYTVAAGQLKS; encoded by the coding sequence GTGACCGGGAAGGAGATCAGGGAAAAATTTCTCAAATTTTTTGAAGCGAGGGGGCACCGCATTCTGCCCAGCGCTTCCTTGATTCCCACGAACGATCCCAGCCTTTTATGGACGGCCGCGGGAATGGTTCCCTTTAAACCTTATTTCACGGGTGCCGCCAAACCGGAGGTGCGCAGGGTAACCACCTGCCAGAAGTGCCTGCGCACGCCGGATATTGAGTCGGTTGGCCGTACGGCCCGGCATCACACCTTCTTTGAGATGCTGGGCAATTTCTCCTTTGGGGATTATTTTAAAGAAAAGGCCATCCCCTGGGCCTGGGAGTTCACCACCCGGGTTTTGGGACTGCCGGAGGAAAAGTTGTGGATATCCATTTATCTTGATGATGATGAGGCCTTTGACATCTGGCACCGGGAGGTGGGCGTCCCCGCCGAACGTATTGTGCGCATGGGCAAGGATACCAATTTCTGGGAAATCGGGGTTGGTCCCTGCGGCCCCTGTTCGGAGATCTACGTTGACCTGGGAGAAGAGCGGGGGTGCGGTTCCGCCGGCTGCGGGGTGGGCTGCGACTGTGACCGTTACCTGGAGATCTGGAATCTGGTGTTTATCCAGTTTTTCCGGGATGAGGCCGGGAATTATACGCCGCTGGCCAGCAAAGGTATTGATACCGGTATGGGTTTGGAGCGGGTAGCTTCCGTGCTGCAGGGAGTGCCCAGCAACTTCGATACCGACCTGTTCCGGGAGATCATGGATTTTACTGCCGGCCTGGCGGGCGTGAAATACGGTGCCGGCAGCAAAACAGACATGGCCCTGAAGGTAATTGCCGATCACTGCCGGGCGGTTACTTTTGCCATCTCCGACGGGGCCCTGCCTTCCAACGAAGGGCGGGGTTATGTGCTCCGGCGGCTTTTGCGCCGGGCGGTGCGTTTTGGACGGGTGCTGGGACTGCACGAACCTTTCCTTTACCAGGTGGCCGGGGCGGTGATCAAACAGATGGCCGGTGCCTATCCCGAGCTGCCGGCCAATCAAGGTCACGTACTGAAAATAATCCGTAGTGAAGAGGAACGTTTCGGAGAAACCCTGGCCCAGGGTACGGAAATTTTGAACCGTCTGGTTCAGGAGGCCAGGGCTGCCGGCTCCACGGTCATCCGGGGAGAGGATGCCTTCCGCCTTTATGACACCTACGGTTTTCCCCTGGAGTTAACCCGGGAAATGGCTGCCGAGGAAGGGTTAACCGTGGATGAGGAGGCCTTTGCCCGGGCCATGGAGGAGCAGCGGGAGAGGGCCCGCCGCGCGCGCCAGGAAACGGAATACCTTTCCGAGAAGGACGCCTTTTATCAAGTACTGCGGGATAAGCTGGGGGAAACCCGTTTTGTGGGCTACGATACCCTGGAAGCCCGGGGTAAGGTTCTGGCCCTGCTTAAAGAAGGGCGTCCGGTGGACAAGGCGGTTGCCGGTGAGGAAGTGGAATTTATCCTGGATATAACTCCCTGTTATGCCGAATCGGGCGGGCAGGTATCCGACCACGCCCGCGTCAGCGCCCCTGAACTGGAGGTTCAGGTCCTGGAGGTTTCCCGTCCTGTTGAAGGACTCATTGTTCACCGGGGCAAAGTCCAGAACGGGGTTTTGAAGGAAAATGACAGTATACTGGTAGTGGTTGACGGTAAGCGCCGCCGCGACACTGCCCGCAATCACTCGGCGACCCACCTGCTCCATAAGGCCTTGAAAGAAGTCCTTGGCCCCCACGTGAACCAGGCCGGTTCTTTAGTGGAACCCGACCGCCTGCGCTTTGACTTTACTCATTATGCTCCGGTGTCCCCGGAAGAACTGCACCGCATAGAGGAAATGGTCAACCAGGCGGTGCTGGAAAATCTCCCGGTCCAGACCTTCTTTACCTCCCTGGAAGAGGCGCAGGCCATGGGGGCGGTTGCCCTCTTTGGCGAGAAATACGGGGAACAGGTCCGCGTGGTTAAGATGGGGGACTTCAGCCTGGAACTTTGTGGCGGTACCCATGTGAGATCCACCGCTGAAATCGGGCTTTTTAAATTAATCAGCGAGGGCAGTGTGGGTGCCGGTTTGCGCCGGGTGGAGGCGGTGACCGGTGCCGGGGCGCTGCGTTATGTCCGGGCCCGGGAGGAACAGCTGGCCCGGATCGCGTCCCTGGTCAGGGCTACTCCGGCGGAAGTAGTACACCGGGTGGAGTCCCTGGTGAAGGAAGTAAAAGAACTGGAACGGGAAAGCGAAGGGTTGCGTGCCCGGCTGGCCCGTTACGAAGTGCAGACGCTGCTGGAGCAGGTAAAAGACCTGGACGGCGCCAAGTTCCTGGCCGCTAAAACCAGCGCTCCCGACATGGACAGCCTGCGGGCTATGGTGGACCTGCTGCGGGAGCGGCTTGGTTCGGGGGTAATTCTCCTGGCCAGCCCGGTAGGGGAAAGGGTCAACCTGGTGGCGGCAGTAACAAAAGATCTGCTGCCCAGGGGGTTGCATGCCGGCAAGCTGGTTAAAGAAGTGGCCTCCATGCTTGGCGGTGGGGGAGGCGGAAGGCCGGATATGGCCCAGGCCGGAGGCAAGGATGCCTCCCGTCTTCAGGAGGCGCTGCAAAAAGCCTACACCGTGGCAGCAGGGCAGTTAAAGAGCTAA
- a CDS encoding HD domain-containing phosphohydrolase: MEEQKAKILVVDDNPVNLALLEALLAPRGYQVILSTDGPDALRQVARQSPDLVLLDVMMPRMDGFAVCRELKKDEATRFIPVILVTALDQLTDRIRGIEAGADDFLTKPINEQELTARVRSLLRVKKLNDRLLDAHGHINALADQTARLLKTFNPLEFNLEAGLRELLQQTLLKSEEKRPEAVLLGIRDNDGHFTGWLYSAGGEGQNVKAERLALDLTGFEKAYSHNQDILYANWPESTAGCRELQELFAPLLCRRLGTIRNFVGYYGESLVVMAFNYPQPVGGYEADVFRSLMTYTHFLKVVSDQSREVQEAFLYTIDALARAAEANDEDTGNHILRVGAYARLLARELGCSPSFTKAIEHAARMHDVGKIHIHPDILRKPGPLSPEEWTVMKQHTIYGARILGDSPHLALAREIALHHHEKWDGSGYPGGLRGEDISLGGRIVALADVYDALRNRRSYKPAYSHLEAYSIITRGDGRVMPGHFDPEVLGAFQKIAPAFAETYDKLRD; encoded by the coding sequence ATGGAAGAACAAAAGGCGAAAATCCTGGTTGTTGACGACAACCCGGTCAACCTGGCCCTCCTGGAAGCGTTGCTGGCACCCCGGGGCTACCAGGTAATTCTTTCTACGGATGGACCGGACGCCTTGCGGCAGGTCGCCCGGCAGTCCCCCGACCTGGTTCTGCTGGATGTGATGATGCCCCGAATGGACGGCTTTGCGGTCTGCCGGGAGCTGAAAAAAGATGAAGCCACCCGTTTTATTCCTGTGATCCTGGTTACCGCCCTGGACCAGCTCACCGACAGGATCAGGGGAATCGAAGCCGGGGCCGACGATTTTCTCACCAAGCCCATCAACGAGCAGGAGTTAACGGCACGGGTGCGTTCCCTTCTGCGGGTGAAAAAACTAAACGACCGGCTCCTGGACGCCCACGGGCACATCAACGCCCTGGCCGATCAGACGGCCCGGCTGTTGAAAACTTTCAATCCCCTGGAATTTAACCTGGAGGCTGGACTGCGTGAGCTGCTGCAGCAGACCCTGTTGAAAAGCGAAGAAAAAAGGCCGGAAGCCGTCCTGCTGGGAATCCGTGACAACGATGGCCATTTTACTGGCTGGCTATATTCAGCAGGCGGGGAAGGGCAAAACGTTAAGGCCGAACGGCTGGCACTGGATTTAACTGGGTTCGAAAAAGCTTATTCCCACAACCAGGACATCCTCTACGCCAACTGGCCGGAAAGTACTGCCGGCTGCCGGGAGCTTCAGGAGCTTTTCGCCCCCCTGCTCTGCCGGCGCCTGGGTACCATCCGCAATTTTGTGGGATATTATGGCGAATCCCTGGTCGTGATGGCATTCAATTACCCCCAGCCGGTAGGCGGATATGAAGCGGATGTTTTCCGCAGCCTCATGACTTACACTCACTTTTTAAAGGTGGTTTCCGACCAGTCCAGGGAAGTGCAGGAAGCTTTTCTATATACCATTGACGCGCTGGCCAGGGCGGCGGAGGCAAATGATGAGGACACGGGCAACCACATCCTGAGGGTGGGTGCTTACGCCCGGTTGCTGGCCCGGGAACTGGGGTGCTCCCCTTCCTTCACAAAGGCCATCGAACATGCAGCCAGGATGCACGATGTGGGTAAAATACATATCCACCCCGATATTCTGCGCAAGCCGGGCCCACTATCACCGGAAGAATGGACGGTTATGAAACAGCACACCATCTATGGAGCACGCATCCTGGGCGATTCGCCGCATCTGGCCCTGGCGCGGGAGATCGCCTTGCACCACCACGAAAAATGGGACGGCAGCGGCTACCCGGGAGGTCTGCGGGGCGAAGACATTTCCCTGGGCGGCCGGATTGTGGCCCTGGCCGACGTTTACGACGCCCTGCGCAACAGGAGAAGCTACAAGCCCGCCTACTCCCACCTGGAGGCTTACTCCATCATCACCAGGGGAGACGGGCGGGTAATGCCCGGTCATTTTGACCCTGAAGTTTTAGGGGCTTTTCAAAAGATTGCGCCGGCTTTTGCGGAAACATACGACAAACTGCGGGATTGA
- a CDS encoding RrF2 family transcriptional regulator, whose translation MRLSTRGHYGLKAMFDLAQHYGTEPIPLKSVAERQNLSEHYLEQLIARLRKAGLVKSVRGAQGGYILAREPENIKVGDIIRALEGPIAPVECVKEVDPKECDQADYCISRIVWARVRDSIAGVLDSISLADMCRDAAKIRQSREF comes from the coding sequence TTGCGCCTGTCCACCAGGGGGCACTACGGTCTTAAGGCCATGTTTGATCTGGCTCAACATTACGGGACGGAACCCATCCCCTTGAAGAGTGTGGCCGAAAGACAAAACCTTTCCGAGCACTATCTGGAACAGCTGATTGCCAGGTTACGCAAGGCCGGTTTGGTCAAAAGTGTCAGGGGAGCCCAGGGGGGGTATATCCTGGCCCGGGAGCCGGAGAATATTAAGGTGGGAGATATAATCCGGGCCCTGGAGGGACCTATTGCGCCCGTGGAATGCGTCAAGGAAGTGGATCCAAAAGAATGCGACCAGGCTGACTACTGCATTAGCCGTATTGTTTGGGCCCGGGTACGGGACAGTATCGCCGGGGTACTGGATTCCATCAGCCTGGCTGATATGTGCCGCGACGCCGCAAAGATCCGCCAGAGCAGGGAATTTTGA
- a CDS encoding YtxH domain-containing protein: MKVVRMGFWRGVIAGSVLGAVLGILMAPPQRKPEQRSIFRIVKSRRPGSRTQRILRGVTSRVSDIIR, translated from the coding sequence GTGAAGGTGGTGCGTATGGGCTTCTGGCGCGGTGTCATTGCCGGCAGTGTACTGGGAGCAGTGCTCGGTATTCTCATGGCCCCCCCACAAAGAAAACCGGAGCAGAGGAGCATTTTTCGGATAGTGAAGAGCAGGCGTCCCGGGTCCAGGACACAACGGATACTCCGGGGAGTGACCAGCAGGGTCAGCGACATTATCCGCTAA
- a CDS encoding replication-associated recombination protein A, with protein MDNLFTRSLEHTLEREAPLAERMRPTTLDEFEEQAAVVGRGTPLRRAIEADQLRSIILWGPPGTGKTTLARIIARMTRAHFASLNAVMAGVNDIRRVVQEAKDRRAYYGQKTILFIDEIHRFNKAQQDALLPSVENGLITLIGSTTENPMFTVNRPLLSRSQLYRLEPLSDEAIYRILQRALADKERGLGEYRVEIDPEALRHFVRTANGDARAALNFLEMAVLTTPPDEEGVRRIDLAVAEQASGRLVLKYDREDEHYDVVSAFIKSMRGSDPQATVYWLARLIYAGEDPAFICRRMMIHAAEDVGLADPRALLVATAAAQAVERVGLPEARIIMAEAALYIARAPKSNSVIRAIDRAMAVVERERSHPVPVHLRDASYPGAAALGHGKGYKYPHDYPGHHVPQQYLPPELAGEVFYEPSGQGEEKE; from the coding sequence ATGGACAACCTGTTCACCCGCTCCCTGGAGCACACGCTGGAGCGGGAGGCTCCCCTGGCCGAGCGGATGCGCCCGACCACTCTGGATGAATTTGAAGAGCAGGCTGCCGTTGTGGGCAGGGGCACGCCCTTGCGCCGGGCCATCGAAGCCGACCAGCTGCGTTCCATCATCCTTTGGGGCCCGCCGGGGACGGGGAAAACCACCCTGGCCCGTATTATCGCCCGCATGACCCGGGCGCATTTTGCCAGTCTCAACGCGGTCATGGCCGGGGTAAACGATATCCGCCGGGTGGTCCAGGAGGCAAAGGACCGGCGGGCCTATTACGGTCAAAAAACAATCCTCTTCATAGATGAAATTCACCGCTTCAACAAGGCCCAGCAGGACGCCCTCCTCCCCTCGGTGGAAAACGGCTTAATTACCTTGATCGGGTCCACCACGGAAAACCCCATGTTTACCGTCAACCGCCCCCTGTTAAGCCGTTCACAGCTCTACCGCCTGGAACCTCTTTCCGATGAAGCCATTTACCGCATCCTGCAGCGGGCGCTTGCCGATAAGGAACGGGGCCTCGGGGAGTACCGGGTGGAGATTGATCCGGAGGCGTTGCGGCATTTCGTCCGGACGGCCAACGGTGATGCCCGGGCGGCCCTGAACTTTTTGGAAATGGCGGTGCTCACCACTCCCCCCGACGAGGAGGGGGTACGGCGCATTGATCTGGCGGTGGCCGAACAGGCCTCGGGGCGCCTGGTGCTCAAATACGACCGGGAAGATGAGCATTACGATGTGGTTTCCGCCTTCATCAAGAGCATGCGGGGTTCCGATCCCCAGGCCACCGTCTACTGGCTGGCCCGCCTTATTTATGCCGGGGAGGATCCCGCCTTTATCTGCCGGCGGATGATGATCCATGCCGCCGAGGATGTGGGCCTGGCCGATCCCCGGGCCCTTCTGGTGGCCACCGCCGCGGCCCAGGCCGTGGAGCGGGTGGGACTGCCGGAGGCCCGCATTATTATGGCCGAGGCCGCCCTGTATATCGCCAGGGCGCCCAAGAGCAATTCGGTGATCCGGGCCATTGACCGGGCCATGGCCGTGGTGGAAAGGGAGAGATCCCACCCGGTGCCCGTTCACCTGCGGGATGCCAGTTATCCCGGCGCTGCCGCCCTGGGCCACGGGAAGGGCTACAAGTACCCCCACGACTACCCCGGCCACCATGTGCCCCAGCAATACCTCCCCCCGGAATTAGCGGGCGAGGTGTTTTACGAGCCTTCCGGCCAGGGGGAGGAGAAGGAGTAA
- a CDS encoding type II toxin-antitoxin system HicB family antitoxin: MKSLEYYLNLNYEIKLRNLPEDEGGGWLAEIPQLPGCISDGSTPEEALVNLEDAKKCWIETCLELGRPVPEPVPENYSGQLRIRIPKSLHRILAEKAKEENVSLNQYISYQLARSVGFAQGGK, from the coding sequence ATGAAGAGCCTGGAATATTACTTAAACTTAAACTACGAAATAAAACTGCGGAATTTGCCGGAGGACGAGGGTGGGGGTTGGCTTGCTGAGATTCCCCAACTTCCCGGCTGTATATCCGACGGTTCCACACCCGAAGAAGCCCTGGTAAACCTGGAGGACGCCAAGAAGTGTTGGATTGAAACCTGTCTTGAGCTTGGACGCCCTGTACCAGAACCGGTTCCAGAAAACTATTCAGGACAACTGAGGATTCGTATCCCAAAGTCCTTACACCGCATTTTAGCAGAAAAGGCTAAGGAAGAAAATGTCAGCCTTAATCAGTACATCAGTTACCAGCTAGCACGCAGCGTAGGTTTTGCACAAGGGGGTAAGTAA
- a CDS encoding response regulator, protein MRILIVEDNEINRILLRDILALLGAEIFEAAGGEEGIALSRAIKPDLIFMDLQLPKMDGFTATRAIKADPETKDIPVVAVSSYAFAGEKRRFFEAGGNGYLTKPLDVEEVFQVVKHFQGGAKNGRTKGENPGC, encoded by the coding sequence ATGAGGATTTTGATTGTGGAGGACAATGAAATAAACCGCATTTTGCTGCGGGACATCCTGGCGCTATTGGGAGCGGAAATATTTGAAGCGGCGGGAGGAGAGGAAGGGATCGCCTTAAGCCGGGCCATAAAGCCGGATCTGATCTTCATGGACCTGCAGCTTCCGAAAATGGACGGTTTTACGGCCACCAGGGCTATCAAGGCGGACCCGGAAACGAAGGATATTCCAGTGGTGGCGGTCAGTTCCTACGCCTTTGCGGGGGAGAAAAGGAGGTTTTTTGAAGCGGGCGGCAACGGATACCTGACCAAGCCGCTGGACGTTGAAGAGGTTTTCCAGGTGGTGAAACATTTCCAGGGGGGAGCAAAAAATGGAAGAACAAAAGGCGAAAATCCTGGTTGTTGA
- the nifU gene encoding Fe-S cluster assembly scaffold protein NifU: protein MYSEKVMDHFTNPRNVGEIPDADGVGQVGNPVCGDIMKIYIKVKDNIIEDIKFKTFGCGAAIATSSMVTELVKGKTLEEAMQVSNKQVAEALDGLPPQKMHCSNLAADALHAAIQDYLSKKKKEA, encoded by the coding sequence ATGTATTCAGAAAAAGTAATGGACCATTTTACCAATCCCCGCAATGTGGGAGAAATTCCCGATGCCGATGGCGTGGGCCAGGTGGGCAACCCGGTGTGCGGGGATATCATGAAAATCTATATTAAAGTAAAAGATAATATTATCGAGGACATTAAGTTTAAAACCTTTGGTTGCGGGGCGGCCATTGCCACCAGCAGCATGGTAACCGAACTGGTCAAGGGGAAGACCCTGGAAGAGGCCATGCAGGTGAGCAACAAGCAGGTGGCCGAGGCTCTGGACGGGCTGCCTCCCCAGAAAATGCACTGTTCCAACCTGGCCGCTGATGCCCTGCATGCGGCCATCCAGGATTACCTCAGCAAAAAGAAAAAAGAAGCATAA
- the mnmA gene encoding tRNA 2-thiouridine(34) synthase MnmA, whose amino-acid sequence MKPRVIVAMSGGVDSSVTAALLVERGYEVIGVTMQIWDPGVTEVAGEHVGCCSLAAVEDARRVAHRLGIPYYVLNFREIFEDKVVNYFCAEYLKGRTPNPCIACNRYIKFESLLQKARSLGASYVATGHYARIVYDEYRRRYVLKRAADARKDQTYVLYNMTQEQLAHTLMPLGDYTKEQVRRMAAERNLPVAEKPESQEICFIPDNDYHNFLKERAGAEIKPGPFLDLQGNVIGRHRGIPFYTIGQRRGLGIAAGQRLYVVDIDPERNAVVLGPEEAILGDELVAEDNNFILIEKLSAPMEVSAQIRYNSRPAPAVISPLDDDGVLVRFVKPQRAITPGQSVVYYQGDYVVGGGIIAGNGKRKTPAVF is encoded by the coding sequence ATGAAGCCAAGGGTTATCGTGGCCATGAGCGGCGGTGTGGACAGTTCGGTCACCGCCGCCCTTTTGGTTGAAAGGGGCTATGAAGTAATCGGGGTGACCATGCAGATCTGGGACCCCGGCGTCACCGAGGTGGCCGGGGAACACGTGGGCTGTTGTTCCCTGGCCGCTGTTGAAGACGCCCGCCGGGTGGCCCACCGGCTGGGTATTCCCTATTACGTGCTTAATTTCCGCGAAATTTTTGAGGATAAGGTGGTAAACTATTTTTGTGCGGAATACCTAAAGGGGCGGACACCCAACCCCTGCATTGCCTGCAACCGCTATATCAAGTTTGAAAGCCTGCTGCAAAAGGCCCGCTCCCTGGGAGCGAGTTATGTGGCCACCGGCCATTATGCCCGGATAGTTTACGATGAGTACCGGCGGCGCTATGTTTTGAAACGGGCGGCCGATGCCCGCAAGGACCAGACCTATGTCCTGTACAACATGACCCAGGAGCAACTGGCGCACACGTTGATGCCTTTAGGGGATTATACCAAGGAACAGGTGCGCCGCATGGCGGCGGAAAGGAACCTGCCGGTGGCGGAAAAGCCCGAAAGCCAGGAAATCTGTTTTATTCCCGATAACGATTACCATAACTTTTTAAAAGAACGGGCGGGGGCTGAAATTAAGCCGGGGCCTTTTCTCGATCTCCAGGGTAACGTTATTGGCCGGCACCGGGGTATACCCTTTTATACCATCGGCCAGCGCCGGGGATTGGGCATCGCCGCGGGGCAGAGGCTCTATGTGGTGGACATCGACCCCGAGCGCAACGCCGTCGTACTGGGGCCCGAAGAAGCCATCCTGGGGGATGAGCTGGTGGCGGAAGACAATAATTTTATTTTAATTGAAAAGCTGAGCGCACCAATGGAAGTATCCGCCCAGATCCGCTACAACTCCCGCCCGGCACCGGCGGTGATCAGTCCCCTGGATGATGACGGGGTACTGGTTCGTTTTGTCAAACCTCAGCGGGCCATCACCCCCGGCCAGTCGGTGGTCTACTATCAGGGCGATTACGTTGTCGGAGGAGGCATTATAGCTGGAAACGGCAAAAGAAAAACCCCTGCTGTTTTTTAA